A genome region from Macrobrachium rosenbergii isolate ZJJX-2024 chromosome 42, ASM4041242v1, whole genome shotgun sequence includes the following:
- the LOC136827709 gene encoding E3 ubiquitin-protein ligase TRIM23-like, producing MASSPSKECGICNNAFDDGEHCPRILSCFHCLCSECIDQLIESEGVTCPFCRRRMEATSVQSFSVNTCLLELLKYVAELETTRKSHSWETANFEGCLEGFREGVSKINLTHCQTAKSQLKSSIQGNCDLRNGILEAKRKIKDDVLTKMKQMERNYERQLVHLEEQNDILRRQLNMLFEKERLLKHADEKLQEASDFAMAGPIMDQTEEITGELKTIVNDLKDILSWDEICRLSIQKVLQNTNEKIGLIEEILTSQDDEDQTGLLADVNALVADEDVPKTIDARGLLVISSPERQLAREGKVYAVQEREGRRIYAKITLSEEGKVCLHCLRQELGPPPSALTISYDDVTSLLDTSVRVAFLELAAEDRTLGKLFIRLSPETKFAQHFAALCTGEMGPSYADTRVLEVMRKDSHGSERVLFGDYENNDGSGGKALVPGLGWGEWMKETHIYPAVAGAVGSVLGTEDNAAQFVILTKDCPGQNLGGCFGTVEEGLHFLTEIVSQYSNIRDVNIQDCGVLLDR from the exons atg GCTTCCAGTCCATCAAAAGAGTGCGGCATTTGCAACAATGCCTTCGACGACGGAGAACACTGCCCGCGGATCTTATCTTGCTTCCACTGCCTGTGCTCAGAATGTATCGACCAGCTCATCGAAAGTGAGGGTGTAACTTGTCCCTTCTGCCGACGCAGAATGGAAGCCACTTCTGTCCAGAGCTTTAGCGTTAACACCTGCTTGTTAGAGCTCTTGAAATATGTAGCTGAGCTTGAAACTACTCGTAAGAGTCATTCGTGGGAAACAGCCAATTTCGAGGGTTGCCTGGAGGGTTTCAGGGAGGGAGTGAGCAAGATCAATCTCACTCATTGCCAGACGGCTAAATCTCAACTTAAAAGTTCTATACAGGGGAACTGTGATCTCAGGAATGGCATTTTGGAAGCGAAGAGAAAGATAAAGGATGATGTGCTGACCAAGATGAAACAGATGGAAAGGAACTATGAGCGTCAGTTAGTCCACTTGGAAGAACAAAATGACATCTTGAGGCGTCAACTCAACATGCTATTCGAGAAGGAAAGACTGTTAAAACACGCGGATGAGAAATTGCAGGAAGCCAGTGACTTCGCTATGGCTGGTCCCATCATGGACCAGACAGAGGAAATCACCGGAGAGTTGAAGACAATCGTGAATGATCTAAAGGACATCTTATCGTGGGATGAGATATGTCGACTCAGCATTCAAAAG GTACTTCAGAACACCAACGAGAAGATCGGTCTGATAGAAGAGATTCTCACCTCTCAGGACGATGAAGACCAGACTGGCCTTCTTGCTGATGTCAATGCCCTGGTGGCTGATGAGGACGTCCCAAAGACGATTGAC GCTCGTGGTCTCCTGGTCATAAGTAGTCCAGAAAGACAACTGGCTCGAGAGGGGAAGGTCTATGCAGTGCAAGAGAGAGAAGGCAGGAGAATTTATGCGAAGATCACGCTCTCTGAGGAAGGGAAGGTGTGTCTGCATTGCCTGCGACAGGAACTTGGGCCTCCTCCCAGTGCTCTGACAATTTCT TATGATGATGTCACTTCACTTTTAGACACGTCAGTCAGAGTGGCCTTCCTAGAATTAGCTGCAGAGGACAGAACGCTTGGGAAACTCTTTATCCGTCTTTCCCCCGAAACAAAATTCGCTCAACACTTCGCAGCACTTTGCACAGGTGAAATGGGCCCGTCTTATGCTGATACAAGAGTCTTAGAAGTCATGAGAAAAGACTCACATGGTAGTGAGCGAGTGCTCTTCGGAGACTACGAAAACAACGATGGCTCTGGAGGGAAAGCACTGGTGCCAGGTCTGGGCTGGGGCGAGTGGATGAAGGAAACCCACATCTACCCTGCTGTAGCTGGAGCAGTTGGGAGTGTTTTGGGGACTGAGGACAATGCCGCACAGTTTGTTATACTAACAAAGGACTGTCCTGGACAGAATCTTGGAGGCTGCTTTGGAACTGTCGAGGAAGGGCTGCACTTTCTGACTGAAATTGTCTCTCAGTATTCAAACATCAGGGATGTTAACATACAGGACTGTGGGGTCCTACTTGATCGGTAG
- the LOC136828423 gene encoding uncharacterized protein isoform X1, translated as MFTSIPPREEQQRKMSGIDCKMCCNSYNAVERRPLVLPCGHTFCSRCICGPIKEERFTCYTCHVEHTVSSNTKFPVNFEVENILRRFTMRDSNPFKGATSKMSQSIESASLEMNRDREAIESTFQEANSQLQYYKTRLESWDEGCQRELQEHMKFIDHTEKILKWITEEIFRVGGTLHEGKKKMQEVKDSQENLEKARGAHNLFEAFLKVYECYDSFHSWVRHVEASFPDMERIQKFRQEIDLRDISPFVEGMLRQGRMFAAQTDRDKGTRYARISLDESDRLWLHVLGNPEEIPCDSFVVQYNEVTKVFIYDPCFLELGEGERSFGRLILTLHPRSSAAMQFSMLCKGTQGPSYLNTNMIKLENDEKYDFECAYFGDYENNNGSGGKALLPHVNWEADAIRKGNNGPCDLYRIRATSQDASKATQFHIFTKTTTRVAPISSGFLGRVVEGAHVLTEAISQCPDVRRIYVKDCGVLIRKIVR; from the exons ATGTTCACGAGTATTCCTCCAA GAGAAGAACAGCAGAGGAAAATGAGTGGCATTGATTGCAAGATGTGCTGTAATTCTTATAACGCTGTTGAAAGAAGACCTCTAGTTTTGCCCTGCGGCCACACATTTTGCTCCAGGTGTATCTGCGGTCCTATCAAGGAGGAAAGGTTTACTTGTTACACCTGTCATGTGGAACACACAGTCAGTTCCAACACAAAATTTCCCGTCAATTTTGAGGTGGAAAACATCCTACGCCGCTTTACCATGAGGGATTCTAACCCTTTCAAGGGAGCGACAAGTAAGATGAGTCAAAGCATCGAATCAGCCAGCCTTGAAATGAACAGAGACAGGGAAGCCATTGAATCTACCTTCCAGGAAGCAAACTCGCAACTCCAATACTACAAGACGCGCCTAGAAAGCTGGGACGAAGGCTGCCAAAGAGAGCTCCAAGAGCACATGAAATTCATTGACCACACTGAAAAGATTCTTAAGTGGATCACAGAGGAGATCTTTCGAGTTGGCGGAACTCTGCATGAGGGAAAGAAGAAGATGCAGGAAGTGAAGGATTCCCAGGAAAACCTGGAAAAAGCGAGAGGGGCGCATAACTTGTTCGAGGCTTTCCTAAAAGTTTATGAATGCTACGACTCGTTTCACAGCTGGGTCCGCCATGTGGAGGCAAGCTTTCCCGACATGGAGCGCATTCAGAAATTCCGCCAG gaGATAGACCTCCGTGACATATCGCCATTCGTCGAAGGGATGCTGCGCCAGGGACGTATGTTCGCAGCTCAGACTGACAGAGACAAAGGTACACGGTACGCGAGAATCAGCCTCGACGAAAGCGACAGGCTATGGCTCCATGTCCTCGGGAATCCTGAAGAAATACCCTGCGATTCGTTCGTGGTGCAG TATAACGAGGTAACGAAGGTTTTTATTTACGACCCATGCTTTCTAGAGCTTGGCGAAGGGGAAAGATCTTTTGGAAGACTGATACTCACCCTTCATCCACGCAGCTCAGCCGCCATGCAGTTTTCCATGCTTTGCAAAGGAACTCAAGGCCCTTCTTACCTGAACACAAACATGATCAAGTTAGAAAACGACGAGAAATACGACTTCGAATGCGCCTACTTTGGCGATTATGAAAACAACAACGGATCAGGGGGAAAGGCTCTTCTTCCACACGTGAATTGGGAGGCCGATGCCATTCGAAAAGGGAACAACGGCCCGTGTGATTTGTACAGAATCCGGGCGACTTCGCAGGACGCGTCGAAAGCCAcccagtttcatatttttaccaAAACTACTACTAGAGTTGCACCAATTTCCTCTGGATTTCTCGGAAGGGTTGTCGAGGGAGCACATGTCTTGACCGAGGCCATATCACAGTGCCCAGACGTCAGGAGAATTTATGTGAAGGATTGTGGCGTTTTGATACGAAAAATTGTCAGATGA
- the LOC136828423 gene encoding uncharacterized protein isoform X4: protein MFTSIPPREEQQRKMSGIDCKMCCNSYNAVERRPLVLPCGHTFCSRCICGPIKEERFTCYTCHVEHTVSSNTKFPVNFEVENILRRFTMRDSNPFKGATSKMSQSIESASLEMNRDREAIESTFQEANSQLQYYKTRLESWDEGCQRELQEHMKFIDHTEKILKWITEEIFRVGGTLHEGKKKMQEVKDSQENLEKARGAHNLFEAFLKVYECYDSFHSWVRHVEASFPDMERIQKFRQEIDLRDISPFVEGMLRQGRMFAAQTDRDKGTRYARISLDESDRLWLHVLGNPEEIPCDSFVVQSLAKGKDLLED from the exons ATGTTCACGAGTATTCCTCCAA GAGAAGAACAGCAGAGGAAAATGAGTGGCATTGATTGCAAGATGTGCTGTAATTCTTATAACGCTGTTGAAAGAAGACCTCTAGTTTTGCCCTGCGGCCACACATTTTGCTCCAGGTGTATCTGCGGTCCTATCAAGGAGGAAAGGTTTACTTGTTACACCTGTCATGTGGAACACACAGTCAGTTCCAACACAAAATTTCCCGTCAATTTTGAGGTGGAAAACATCCTACGCCGCTTTACCATGAGGGATTCTAACCCTTTCAAGGGAGCGACAAGTAAGATGAGTCAAAGCATCGAATCAGCCAGCCTTGAAATGAACAGAGACAGGGAAGCCATTGAATCTACCTTCCAGGAAGCAAACTCGCAACTCCAATACTACAAGACGCGCCTAGAAAGCTGGGACGAAGGCTGCCAAAGAGAGCTCCAAGAGCACATGAAATTCATTGACCACACTGAAAAGATTCTTAAGTGGATCACAGAGGAGATCTTTCGAGTTGGCGGAACTCTGCATGAGGGAAAGAAGAAGATGCAGGAAGTGAAGGATTCCCAGGAAAACCTGGAAAAAGCGAGAGGGGCGCATAACTTGTTCGAGGCTTTCCTAAAAGTTTATGAATGCTACGACTCGTTTCACAGCTGGGTCCGCCATGTGGAGGCAAGCTTTCCCGACATGGAGCGCATTCAGAAATTCCGCCAG gaGATAGACCTCCGTGACATATCGCCATTCGTCGAAGGGATGCTGCGCCAGGGACGTATGTTCGCAGCTCAGACTGACAGAGACAAAGGTACACGGTACGCGAGAATCAGCCTCGACGAAAGCGACAGGCTATGGCTCCATGTCCTCGGGAATCCTGAAGAAATACCCTGCGATTCGTTCGTGGTGCAG AGCTTGGCGAAGGGGAAAGATCTTTTGGAAGACTGA
- the LOC136828423 gene encoding uncharacterized protein isoform X3 → MFTSIPPREEQQRKMSGIDCKMCCNSYNAVERRPLVLPCGHTFCSRCICGPIKEERFTCYTCHVEHTVSSNTKFPVNFEVENILRRFTMRDSNPFKGATSKMSQSIESASLEMNRDREAIESTFQEANSQLQYYKTRLESWDEGCQRELQEHMKFIDHTEKILKWITEEIFRVGGTLHEGKKKMQEVKDSQENLEKARGAHNLFEAFLKVYECYDSFHSWVRHVEASFPDMERIQKFRQEIDLRDISPFVEGMLRQGRMFAAQTDRDKGTRYARISLDESDRLWLHVLGNPEEIPCDSFVVQLSRHAVFHALQRNSRPFLPEHKHDQVRKRREIRLRMRLLWRL, encoded by the exons ATGTTCACGAGTATTCCTCCAA GAGAAGAACAGCAGAGGAAAATGAGTGGCATTGATTGCAAGATGTGCTGTAATTCTTATAACGCTGTTGAAAGAAGACCTCTAGTTTTGCCCTGCGGCCACACATTTTGCTCCAGGTGTATCTGCGGTCCTATCAAGGAGGAAAGGTTTACTTGTTACACCTGTCATGTGGAACACACAGTCAGTTCCAACACAAAATTTCCCGTCAATTTTGAGGTGGAAAACATCCTACGCCGCTTTACCATGAGGGATTCTAACCCTTTCAAGGGAGCGACAAGTAAGATGAGTCAAAGCATCGAATCAGCCAGCCTTGAAATGAACAGAGACAGGGAAGCCATTGAATCTACCTTCCAGGAAGCAAACTCGCAACTCCAATACTACAAGACGCGCCTAGAAAGCTGGGACGAAGGCTGCCAAAGAGAGCTCCAAGAGCACATGAAATTCATTGACCACACTGAAAAGATTCTTAAGTGGATCACAGAGGAGATCTTTCGAGTTGGCGGAACTCTGCATGAGGGAAAGAAGAAGATGCAGGAAGTGAAGGATTCCCAGGAAAACCTGGAAAAAGCGAGAGGGGCGCATAACTTGTTCGAGGCTTTCCTAAAAGTTTATGAATGCTACGACTCGTTTCACAGCTGGGTCCGCCATGTGGAGGCAAGCTTTCCCGACATGGAGCGCATTCAGAAATTCCGCCAG gaGATAGACCTCCGTGACATATCGCCATTCGTCGAAGGGATGCTGCGCCAGGGACGTATGTTCGCAGCTCAGACTGACAGAGACAAAGGTACACGGTACGCGAGAATCAGCCTCGACGAAAGCGACAGGCTATGGCTCCATGTCCTCGGGAATCCTGAAGAAATACCCTGCGATTCGTTCGTGGTGCAG CTCAGCCGCCATGCAGTTTTCCATGCTTTGCAAAGGAACTCAAGGCCCTTCTTACCTGAACACAAACATGATCAAGTTAGAAAACGACGAGAAATACGACTTCGAATGCGCCTACTTTGGCGATTATGA
- the LOC136828423 gene encoding uncharacterized protein isoform X2 produces MSGIDCKMCCNSYNAVERRPLVLPCGHTFCSRCICGPIKEERFTCYTCHVEHTVSSNTKFPVNFEVENILRRFTMRDSNPFKGATSKMSQSIESASLEMNRDREAIESTFQEANSQLQYYKTRLESWDEGCQRELQEHMKFIDHTEKILKWITEEIFRVGGTLHEGKKKMQEVKDSQENLEKARGAHNLFEAFLKVYECYDSFHSWVRHVEASFPDMERIQKFRQEIDLRDISPFVEGMLRQGRMFAAQTDRDKGTRYARISLDESDRLWLHVLGNPEEIPCDSFVVQYNEVTKVFIYDPCFLELGEGERSFGRLILTLHPRSSAAMQFSMLCKGTQGPSYLNTNMIKLENDEKYDFECAYFGDYENNNGSGGKALLPHVNWEADAIRKGNNGPCDLYRIRATSQDASKATQFHIFTKTTTRVAPISSGFLGRVVEGAHVLTEAISQCPDVRRIYVKDCGVLIRKIVR; encoded by the exons ATGAGTGGCATTGATTGCAAGATGTGCTGTAATTCTTATAACGCTGTTGAAAGAAGACCTCTAGTTTTGCCCTGCGGCCACACATTTTGCTCCAGGTGTATCTGCGGTCCTATCAAGGAGGAAAGGTTTACTTGTTACACCTGTCATGTGGAACACACAGTCAGTTCCAACACAAAATTTCCCGTCAATTTTGAGGTGGAAAACATCCTACGCCGCTTTACCATGAGGGATTCTAACCCTTTCAAGGGAGCGACAAGTAAGATGAGTCAAAGCATCGAATCAGCCAGCCTTGAAATGAACAGAGACAGGGAAGCCATTGAATCTACCTTCCAGGAAGCAAACTCGCAACTCCAATACTACAAGACGCGCCTAGAAAGCTGGGACGAAGGCTGCCAAAGAGAGCTCCAAGAGCACATGAAATTCATTGACCACACTGAAAAGATTCTTAAGTGGATCACAGAGGAGATCTTTCGAGTTGGCGGAACTCTGCATGAGGGAAAGAAGAAGATGCAGGAAGTGAAGGATTCCCAGGAAAACCTGGAAAAAGCGAGAGGGGCGCATAACTTGTTCGAGGCTTTCCTAAAAGTTTATGAATGCTACGACTCGTTTCACAGCTGGGTCCGCCATGTGGAGGCAAGCTTTCCCGACATGGAGCGCATTCAGAAATTCCGCCAG gaGATAGACCTCCGTGACATATCGCCATTCGTCGAAGGGATGCTGCGCCAGGGACGTATGTTCGCAGCTCAGACTGACAGAGACAAAGGTACACGGTACGCGAGAATCAGCCTCGACGAAAGCGACAGGCTATGGCTCCATGTCCTCGGGAATCCTGAAGAAATACCCTGCGATTCGTTCGTGGTGCAG TATAACGAGGTAACGAAGGTTTTTATTTACGACCCATGCTTTCTAGAGCTTGGCGAAGGGGAAAGATCTTTTGGAAGACTGATACTCACCCTTCATCCACGCAGCTCAGCCGCCATGCAGTTTTCCATGCTTTGCAAAGGAACTCAAGGCCCTTCTTACCTGAACACAAACATGATCAAGTTAGAAAACGACGAGAAATACGACTTCGAATGCGCCTACTTTGGCGATTATGAAAACAACAACGGATCAGGGGGAAAGGCTCTTCTTCCACACGTGAATTGGGAGGCCGATGCCATTCGAAAAGGGAACAACGGCCCGTGTGATTTGTACAGAATCCGGGCGACTTCGCAGGACGCGTCGAAAGCCAcccagtttcatatttttaccaAAACTACTACTAGAGTTGCACCAATTTCCTCTGGATTTCTCGGAAGGGTTGTCGAGGGAGCACATGTCTTGACCGAGGCCATATCACAGTGCCCAGACGTCAGGAGAATTTATGTGAAGGATTGTGGCGTTTTGATACGAAAAATTGTCAGATGA